Proteins from one Bacillota bacterium genomic window:
- a CDS encoding ATP-binding cassette domain-containing protein — translation MELYFDRVTKQYNGKLAVDRFTVKLNNGVYGLLGPNGSGKTTLMRMIADVLRPTSGEIRNIISDISQGRIVLFSTHIVADVEHIAGEVIFMRRGQLIEKGNPHAIAKKLAGRVCRVWSAITDEKTADWLKNHYDVANLRRVDKGIEVRIIADNKPIENAVNLPPTLEDVYLLYFKEEFYEDATVV, via the coding sequence ATGGAATTATACTTCGATAGAGTAACAAAACAGTATAACGGCAAACTCGCGGTGGACCGTTTTACAGTAAAACTTAACAACGGAGTATATGGGCTTTTGGGGCCAAATGGAAGTGGTAAAACAACACTCATGCGCATGATAGCAGATGTACTGCGTCCAACATCTGGGGAAATCAGGAATATTATAAGCGACATTTCACAGGGCAGGATTGTACTGTTTTCCACACATATTGTAGCAGACGTTGAACACATTGCCGGGGAAGTTATATTTATGCGGCGCGGACAATTAATTGAAAAAGGCAACCCTCATGCAATTGCAAAAAAACTAGCAGGCAGGGTATGCAGGGTATGGAGTGCTATAACCGACGAAAAAACTGCAGATTGGCTTAAAAACCATTATGATGTAGCAAATCTTCGCCGTGTGGATAAAGGGATTGAAGTAAGAATAATAGCGGATAATAAGCCAATAGAAAATGCTGTCAATTTGCCGCCAACTTTAGAAGATGTTTATCTCTTATATTTTAAGGAGGAATTTTATGAAGATGCTACTGTGGTTTGA